A window of Hordeum vulgare subsp. vulgare chromosome 5H, MorexV3_pseudomolecules_assembly, whole genome shotgun sequence genomic DNA:
CAGTCCGgacgatagtgaaggaattctttcaAGTACTTGCTTGCCATTTCCGTAATCTTTTGTGAAGAATAGAAACTCTTCTTTGTTGTCCTGATGAGTTTCAATGTGAAAACCATTTTTACGGATATCTCGAAAACTGATGAGGGTACGGGATGAATTGGGATACAGCAAGGCATCCTCAATTGTCACCTGTGTACCACCTGGGAGGGTAAATATGGCACGTCCAGTGCCAACAATTACCGTATCGCGTCCAGCGATTGTCAAAATATCTCCATTCAtctttttcagagtctgaaaataTTTCAACTCCCTCAGAATGGAGTTTGTGGTAGCACTGTCCACAAGGCATAGTTCCTCTTCCATCGGATTGTCCCCGTAGAAAGCTATATATAAAAATGAGGAATTTTCAATAAGAAAACCTTATTTCAATACATAGAATACAATCTTATTATATCAAAGTGCTGATACAATATATAAATGACAACAATACTTATGTTCTATTACAATCATCACACGTGGATATGATTTATTTAATAAATCGATCACTAAGGAGATAATGGGACTAATCGAAGTCTCCAAACATGTCGGTTGAGGCGTACTCAACCATCATGTTCTCCGTGTCTGTAGGATCCTCTGATGTATGGAGTGTCATGGTGTTGCTAGATCCGGGAGGAACTTCTTGCGAACCACCAGCTCCATTGGTGTCATCTGGATGAAGGTTGAAGTTGGCTTCAAACCTTTTCCCGTGAGGTACTTTGCGTCCCTTAGATTGCTGATACAGAATTGCCAGATGCTTCGGGGTCTTGCACTTATTGGTAGGATGCGTGTAGCATCCACACTTGTCACAAAGCTTAGTTTTATCAAACTTGGGCTTTGCGGTGCctttcccacggtccgagtttccAGGCTTTCTGTTCCGGTTGCGCTTGCGTTTACCCTTGAAGTTCGATGGCTTGCCATGGGACGCACCATCAAACTTTCTTTTGTTCACGACGTTCATATGAACTTCAGGCAGAGGTTGGGAACCAACGGGACGCTGAGAACCATTCTTAGCGAGTAGTTCATCATGCTTTTCAGCCTGAAGTAGGATATGAATGAGGTCGGAATAGACTTGGTAGTCACGAGCGCGGTACTGTTGCTGGAGGACCCTTTCAGATGGGAGCATAGTAGACACAGTTTTTTCTATCTTTTCCGCATCAGTAGGTTCCTTCCCGCAAAAGCGTAATTTGGAACTTATCTTATGAACCTCGTGATTGTATGCCCCGATGGATTTGAAATCCTGAAGTCGGATATGCGTCCAATCGTGGAGTGCTTCCGGCAGGACAACTGCCTTTTGCTGTTCATACCTCGTCTTGAGGGCCTGAAACAGAGTAAGtggggactcctcctccaaatATTCAGATTTGAGATCTGGGTGGATATGGTGCCTTATGATGTATAAGGCGGCATATTTCTGTTCATCTCTCAACGGCGTGACTCCATCCGGAAGAGGATCTTCCGGAGTCTGGATTGCACGCACTAATCCACGGGATGCAAGAGCGATCTTGATGTCCATGGCCCAGGTAGGATAGTTGTGGTCATTGAGGTCGAGTGCATCGAACTCTCTTCCAGCCATTAGTTACCTACATGGGTAAACCAGAGATTATTGATTTACACCGTGGTAAATAAAAACCTTCATGGTTACGTTGTATTGAACGTTGCAAAATTAATGTTAACTTCAAGAAATGGGCTTGAAATCATTAGTGTGACTTTCAAATTGTTAAGTTTGACACATTGTAGATACGTCCCAAAAGAAAATTCGGGGTCCGTCTCTCAGAACTAGAGAGTATAATCTGATAAAAATCAGTAGATACTCATGTTTCTAGTACCTTATGTCATAACTTAATAAAATGTATGGGAGGGCACAATATTAAGCAATCATCATATCAATATGATAGAATGTAGGCTTAATCGTAGTGGCGATAATCTGCTATGCAGTAGATCAACTCACTACTATGTGGTCCCAAAACATCAATTTGAAAGAAAAACACTCTGAAATTTTGCATATCAACTCATGCTCGTATTAAGCCAAAAGCTCAATTAAGACGAGGGGTTGATTTTTATTTGCAAGAAATTTAAAATCTCAATTACAAATAATACGGGTAATAAATCTCAACATGTAGCAAACATGGAaatatatattacatcacataTATGCTGGAATACAAAGTACTCTACAgaaattaaaacaggaattaagcaGGATCTAAGCAGGGATTAGTCTACTGCTAGATCTACTGTTGATGCTACTGGAATTAACCTAAAACAGATATCAAATAGTACTAGTATACTACTGCTAGACCACGTGTGCTCTGCTAAATATTTCCAACACCGCAGTACACAGGCATCTATTTATTTCACCAGAGGATAAGGCAGCACTCAGTCACTACGATTAAGCCTCAGCTAGTACACCGGCACCGAGAGCAAGAACAGCTAGTACACAGGCATCCATTCATTTCACCAGAGCAAGAACAGCCAGTGCGCCATGGAGAGCTGCTCGTGCTGCACCGCAGCTTTCACCGGTGACGGGCTAGTGTGCTTCCGCCGCGCACATCCTCCTCTTCGTCGGAAGACCCGCTCGGGTGCAGAGGGCCAGGCGAGGCGCCGTTCGCGAGCCCCAGGGTAGCCGGGCTCCAGGAGCCAGCGCGCGGGGCGCGGCTGCTCGACGGAGAGCCCGCCGCCGCGAGGCCGAAGGGCATCAGCCGGCGGCGCGTCGGAGGGGTCGCTGGCGTCGGGGACGGCAGGCGCGGGCGCGGGGGCGAAGCCAGCGCTGCAGACTGCAGGCGCAGGCATGGGTGCGCAGCCGGCGCCGCGGGCGCGATGGCGTCGACGGTCGCCGCGCAGGAAAAGTTGCGGGCAGCGGAGCCAAAGCTGGAGGCGCAGGCGCCGGCGCGGGGCACGGACGCGCAGGCGGAGGCGCCGGTCAGCGCGGGGGCGGAGGCACCGAACTTGAAGTTGGAGGCGCCGCTCGGCCCGGGGGCGGAGTAACCGCTCGCGAAAATGGAGGCGCCGCTCGGCGCGGGGGCGGAGTAACCGCCCGCGAAAGTGGAGGCGCCGCTTGGCACGGGGGCGGAGTAACCGCTCGGCGCGGGGGCGGAGATGGAGGCGCCACTCGGCGCGTGGGCGGAGGAGCCGCTCCCCATCTCGACAACCGCGGGGGTCGAAGACGGGGGGCGTGGCCCGGCGGCGCTGGTAGAGCCGACCTCGAAGATGGTGACGGGGGCCGGCTCGACGGAGTCcacggcggcgacggcgtcgtAACCGTGGAGTGGGCAAACTACCCATCCATGGGCAGAGCACTAAAAACCCGGCGGCGGCGCTCCCTGTGCTGCGTCGGCCCCGAGCATCGGCGGGGCAGGGCCAGCGAGGAGCCAACCGAGGGCATCCAGTGCGAGCGGGGCTCGGGACTCGGCGCCAACTGCTGGATTCGCACCGCTCAGGGAGCGGGTGCCCAGGCCGTGACGGATCGCTCGGTAGCCACCGGCGCCGTGGCGACGGCCGATGTAGCGACCCGCTCCATGGCGTCGACCGTCGAAGCGGTGGCGCTCTCCGAACCTGCGGTGGAGAGCAGCAAGGCGGCGACGACGGACGTCGTTCTGCAGCAGGCGACGAAGGTTCGTCGGCATTGAACGAGGCATCCTACCTTTTCTTCCTGTTGATCTCTTCTCCTCGAAGGCACTCTGAAAGAAgcagtgctgataacgtgttgtgATTGAAAAAGAGAGAGATGTAAATGGAAAACAACTATCCACTTTATTCTtgatgatgaactttatatgacaGGGAAAGGCGGTTCCCGCATATGTCGGTTCCCGCATCGTGCGTGCGGTTACAAGTAGGGATTAACTTAATTAATTACAtaattaattaaactctaacaTTTTTTAAGATAGCAAGTTGTAACGTGTGTTTGGAGCGTGTGGATAGCCAGCGCAGCATTAGTTTAGCAGCATTTAGGTTACGGATCCCACGAGATTTCCACGGAGATCCTTCCTACACCTGCAGGCGGTCCAAAAGGGCGTGGTGAAATCAGTGAGCTGAAAAGCTCTCCTGCTACTGCCGGCCGCTACGGGATCAACCTTTTCAGTTCTCACTGTCACGGTCCGCGGCCGTAGTCCCGAGCGCGCAGGACCAGCTTCGGCTGCTTGTTTCCTCCCCCCTTCCCTTCCACCACGCCAGCGGCAGTGCCAGTGCCAGTGCCGGTGGATCCTCGCTCCGCCTCCGCTGCAGAGGTGGTATTctcctgctctttcttctccCTTGCTGACGATTTCGTGCGTTTGGTGGCTGAGCAAATTCcttcttctgatgatgatgaatctctccgtctctctttgatCTAGTACTATATGCAACAGCAATGCATCTTCTACTCACCTTCCTCTTCTTCCGAGgtagaaaaaaaggaaggaatgCGGCTGTTCTTGgccattcccccccccccccccccccccccccaaaaaaaacaaGAGCTGGTGTCCCttgattcttcttctcttcctgccCAGTTTCCTTTTTACATTGTTGCGTGGATGATTCTCACCCCATTCCTTCGGTGATTTGTTTTTCTTGCTCGAAATCCCAAGACGAAGCTAATTTATCCCCAAGGAAGATCATTGCccgattatttatttatttattatttttcctgcgaGGGAGCTCGTCTCCCCTTCTTGGTCTCGTGCGTCGCCTCGTTCCCCTGATTTCCGCCATGATTTGGTGTGCCAAGGCTCACCCACCCCACCGAATCCCCATTTACCACCATTTTTTTAACTGATTTCTTGCATTGACTTGTCTGCAGGTGACAGTGGGATATAATGTGCGGCCCGGCGGTCTGCTTCTAGGACGAATTTGGGAGAAATATGAAGCCAAACATGTTTGGTTTTTCGCGCCGCCGAATGAAGCTTGGAAGGTGCACCTCTCATTTTGGCAACTATTAAGCTCCTGGACCTGATTACATCCAGTACCAGTTGCCCATTTTGGTTCATTTAATAAATGGGTTTGCATATGGTACTGGAGTGATGATTTCTGCTGAGAAGCTTGTTCTTTCTTTTAATGGACTGTACCAAGTTCAGACAAGTAGCACTGATGATTTTTTGTGAAATTTAAATCCGATggtaattttattctgaaaaagaTGAGAAAATGGTGAAAATCTAATGATTAAATTTGGTGAAGTGCGGTTTTTATCCCAAAAAAACTCCGGATCCGGACATGTTTGCAAGATGGTGCATACTTAGATTGAAATCCTCACTTGACTAAGCATAAGCCAAAGTGTGTCTGAGAGTGAGCAGTCCCATTTCCTAGTGGTCGAGTCATGATTACAAATATTGTGAAAGAAAGTGAAATGTCCTATCGTCGTACTTAATGATAAATTTTGGTGAGATGTAATctaatgatttggtgcaatggaATTTAATGATGAAACTTGGAGAATTGGAAATTTAAATTTAATGAGCCACATATATTTGTAATGTGCGGCTAGCCTATGCACTGTCTAGTAGTTCCTGAACTTACTGAAATCAAATTTCACATTTGATGTCTGAATATTCTTGCTATAATTAATCGTATttagcttctttctttttcttgctcTTTTATCTTTCATGGCTGTaccttctccaagaataactaTACAATATTCTCTCACAAAAGAAAGCAGGGAGTGATGATTTCAAGACTTATGCAGGTCGAAGGGAAACAAGAGTGATCCTTTGCATGGCTCTAGGAGCCCTGGGGGGCACCTCAGCCTGTCAAATGTGAGTGCCTCTGTGCCTAAAGTACTTATATCAATTGTTAAAAAAAATCCTATCTGTGCCAAATTTGGATAGTAAGCACATTGGTTTGTTTCAGGGTGGTGACCCAATCACAGCATCGGTGAGTGGCCGTGCAGATGACCTTGCTTACCGCTGCTCGTCTGATTCATTTGATCTCGATGCCCGTGCATTGGATAGCTCAGAGAATTGGGCAGTGTTGTCCACAGAGGGCGACAAACCTGCTCCTCGTTTCTCTGTAAGCAACAACCTAAACTATGAACTCTTAACTGTGATCAAGTTCACAGCCCTCATCAGAATGTCGATATGTATGTGCAACAGCACGCGGCAGCCATTGTAGGCAGCAAGATGGTAGTTTTTGGTGGTGATTCTGGTCAGCACTTGTTGGATGATACAAAGGTAATTGTAGTTTTATGTGTTGTTAAGGACTACCTACTAGGAAATATCATGTTATTCGGCCATTGACATTATGATTATACCTCTATATTCATCAGATATTGAATCTGGAGAAGCTTACATGGGATTCTACCACTCCGAAAGTTCTTCCATCGCCAATTCGATCTACTTTCAAGTTACCAGCCTGCAAAGGTCATTGTATGGTATACCTCTTGTAACTCACTATTGTTACCGCAATTCTCACTATCTATTCTTAATACAGATTAGCTTTATCAAGTTAATTGGCTACTAGTCATCTTATAATTATTTTTCCTTTGGGCCGCTTTTTGCAATGGACCTGACAACTGAATAAATATTTAGGAATGTGGCTTGATAGAGCAATAGCTAAGCTTGATCCGTTTGATGTACAGGTTTCTTGGGGGAATAGCGTTATTCTTGTTGGAGGCAGAAGTGAGCCTGCTACTGATTGTTTATCAGGTTCTCACACTTCCAAAGCCCTATTTATATGATGTTAACCTCCTCTGCCCGATAGATTACACAACCTGTGTTTGCTGCAGTTTGGGTTTTCAATACTGAAACGGAAATTTGGTCATTGATGGAAGCCAAGGGTGATATCCCTGTAAGTTATTAAGTATTGAGTGCTATCCTGTGGTTAAAACATTCATTTGACCTGACAGAGTTGGTTTGTGCTTCTGATTTTAGGCAGCTCGAAGCGGCCACACAGTGACCAGGGCAGGCGCTACGTTGATACTTTTTGGTGGTGAGGATGCAAAAGGAAAGAAGCGACATGATCTTCATATGTTCGATCTCAAGTCATCAACATGGCTTCCTTTGAACTATAAGTAAGTCATGCTTCTGAATTCCGTAGAATCCTGTGGAGTGTGGAGTTGAATTTCTTTTTCAAATTTGCTTCATGGTTCACTTTAGGATGTCAATTAGTATAATCACTGATAATTTTCACTGCCTAATACTCTTCATCAAGAAGCATTCTAGTTTTTAGAAAATTATTTGAATTTAATATGCATTCTTGTATGCTGATTGTTGCAGAGGCGCCGGACCTTCTCCTAGATCCAATCATGTTGCTGCATTGTATGATGATAGGATCCTTTTAATATTTGGAGGCCACTCAAAATCCAAGACCTTGAATGATCTATTTTCTTTAGATTTTGAGACAGTAAGTTTTGTGAGGTTACTTGATTACATCACCAATTATGTCACTTGGTATGATGCATGTTAATGGTTACTTAAGTATATATCTTCTTGTCAGATGGTATGGTCAAGGGTGAAGACAAATGGTCCTCACCCATCGCCTCGAGCAGGTTGTAGTGGAGCTCTATGTGGAACCAAGTGGTACATTACTGGTGGTGGAAGCAAGAAGAAACGTATGTTTCAAGCTCTCACTTTATGCCTAACATTTGAAAGATTGGTAGTAGATTATGATTCATATGTGCACAGTGTGTGCGTTTTTAGAAGAATGCTTTGTCCCCGTCATGTGGGAACTTCTAACAAGAAATCAAATTCTCAGGACAAGCGGAAACCTGGGTTTTTGATATTTTAGAATCGAAGTGGACTGTTCGTGCAGTACCGCCTAGTTCCTCGATTACTACAAAGAAAGTAAGCCACTTGATATATACTTGCCTCTCTTATGTTGGTACTAAAATACAACTCTGATTGTGTTCTAAGGAAGCTATACTAAAGTACagaaatcatattcatgcttgtGTTCTAGACTTCTCGCTCACAATAGTTGAAATATTTATGTCAAGAGCAAAACTTCTTGCAGAGACAAAACCATGTACGTAGTGCAGTTCTAGTGTATAATACTTCTATAGGCCAACTAGTTATCATATTATCTCATTTTATCTGGTTGTTAACCAAGCAAAAATGATTTCATGCAGGGTTTCAGCATGGTTCCTTTGTACCACAGGGACAAGATCGTTCTTGTTGCTTTTGGAGGGAACAAAAAAGATCCATCCGACAAGGTG
This region includes:
- the LOC123395602 gene encoding acyl-CoA-binding domain-containing protein 5-like, whose amino-acid sequence is MKPNMFGFSRRRMKLGRSKGNKSDPLHGSRSPGGHLSLSNGGDPITASVSGRADDLAYRCSSDSFDLDARALDSSENWAVLSTEGDKPAPRFSHAAAIVGSKMVVFGGDSGQHLLDDTKILNLEKLTWDSTTPKVLPSPIRSTFKLPACKGHCMVSWGNSVILVGGRSEPATDCLSVWVFNTETEIWSLMEAKGDIPAARSGHTVTRAGATLILFGGEDAKGKKRHDLHMFDLKSSTWLPLNYKGAGPSPRSNHVAALYDDRILLIFGGHSKSKTLNDLFSLDFETMVWSRVKTNGPHPSPRAGCSGALCGTKWYITGGGSKKKRQAETWVFDILESKWTVRAVPPSSSITTKKGFSMVPLYHRDKIVLVAFGGNKKDPSDKVEVLVVLQNDHSFSWRSAPDVDPLLYEYSPSTKELAGHLNKCAPLYSNSSVARHSLASTVERASREEHGALGTSLHRKYGQVEDCSLAQKLEKLIDDDKYDDVDDCSSCPASTPKDHRSKRAGADTQADMARTVAVKEENSDTQGASGRRIARSSSDVSHLHNTKITDLIRRNAVLEDQLGAALASKEQAEKSLSLVMSGREQLEKRLASRGEEAELLKEKIAGLELAQEESNSLSNAVHADNVRLEREVAFLKAVADETRKEMHSTRRALAGEQSRAFQLQVEVFHLKQRLQTAEGRSLTPRKPHNP